One window from the genome of Vicinamibacterales bacterium encodes:
- a CDS encoding TonB-dependent receptor, whose amino-acid sequence MKYFFLFLFLLAAVPARAQDCCRLEGVVRAASGAPIANADIMLAVPDSKDPRSGKTDGAGHYVFEGIKPGIRVEVRVVSDGRPVASSFTLVTSFVETLDIKALPVATTPGTLEDLDPQGGEAGEIRGTVRAADGAPVADAHVTIANTPVDVVTDSMGRYTFGLIRAKLTMTIQAAATGFDDSTQEVSVPASGAQDVDFTLAASTASINDTGLGLAAAVPDRVSLSLLRPAVESVPSLTPSDVFRAARLLPLAAVGLDESELYLHGNTPGETYQTLDGMPWYAFPRLAAGLTTPFTTASLQQTDLAGTPLDIEASARLGGLIRMSTVQPQSSRVSGIGAVGVFGPSGTVDVPLGHIGSAMIAGRQSWPSSLYSDVLDRFAGADTTYLRTRDVHYTGGTLATSPDIGFSSLNGRVEIAPAKDNRAYVSFFHSGDDGNFSKNVLPPAATTTIDVPDPLQLPADAVMQVGDVQSWTGRGLSAVWERRWAADVATTATVTRTRFTNARSQAYDLTSATAGDLSYVTGRGGSDALTESNRIEDTTVRLTATISAGFAHAIEAGIEHAAIDTSYESRNEALTGLVPLLTRTESGGITSGFAQDVWRPTSKLTLSPGVRITYAGLASAAYADPRVTAAYAAAPHVVFKGSWAIDHQAVNRLTREDQEHGDGVFWTLSDGTVVPVARSQEATLGTTVEVPGLLFDGHAYYRQLDHLSMFAPRLLPGTSLTAPSQAFYTGTGTALGIELLVQYMQARNTLWASYAGGRVEYDFPALQSGTFPASFDRTNQVKITDSARVVGPLTVSAVFMAASGQPFTSSSGAQQVWFPNGTLAYQSQFGDKNAERLPLYHQLDASAQVARHLGPATATVGVTVFNVYDRQNIASFDYEAAASTAIVSQTNLMRRAFDIFLRVGF is encoded by the coding sequence ATGAAATATTTCTTTCTCTTTCTCTTCCTGCTTGCGGCCGTGCCCGCGCGCGCCCAGGACTGCTGCCGCCTCGAAGGCGTCGTCCGTGCCGCCAGCGGCGCGCCGATCGCCAACGCCGACATCATGCTGGCCGTGCCGGACTCCAAGGATCCGCGGTCAGGCAAGACCGACGGCGCGGGCCACTACGTGTTCGAGGGGATCAAGCCCGGCATCCGCGTCGAGGTTCGGGTCGTCTCGGACGGCCGGCCGGTCGCGAGCAGCTTCACGCTGGTCACGAGCTTCGTCGAGACTCTCGACATCAAGGCACTGCCGGTGGCGACCACGCCGGGCACGCTGGAGGATCTCGATCCCCAGGGCGGCGAGGCGGGCGAGATTCGCGGCACGGTGCGCGCTGCCGACGGTGCTCCCGTTGCGGACGCCCACGTCACGATCGCCAATACGCCCGTCGACGTCGTGACCGACTCGATGGGCCGCTACACGTTCGGGCTGATCCGCGCCAAGCTGACGATGACCATCCAGGCGGCGGCGACGGGCTTCGACGACTCGACACAAGAGGTGTCGGTGCCGGCGAGCGGCGCACAGGATGTCGATTTCACGCTGGCCGCATCCACGGCATCCATCAACGACACCGGCCTGGGACTCGCGGCGGCCGTCCCCGATCGGGTCTCACTCTCGCTGCTGCGGCCGGCTGTGGAGTCGGTCCCGAGCCTGACGCCGTCCGATGTCTTCCGCGCCGCGCGTCTGCTGCCGCTCGCCGCTGTCGGGTTGGACGAGTCGGAGCTCTACCTGCACGGCAACACGCCTGGCGAGACCTATCAGACGCTCGACGGCATGCCTTGGTACGCCTTCCCTCGACTCGCCGCCGGATTGACGACGCCATTCACGACGGCGTCTCTGCAGCAGACCGACCTCGCCGGAACGCCGCTCGACATCGAGGCGAGCGCGCGGCTTGGCGGGTTGATCCGGATGAGCACCGTTCAGCCCCAGAGCTCGCGGGTCTCGGGGATCGGCGCGGTCGGGGTGTTCGGCCCCAGCGGTACCGTCGACGTGCCGCTCGGGCACATCGGCTCGGCCATGATCGCGGGCCGCCAGTCATGGCCGTCCTCGCTGTATAGCGACGTGCTCGATCGCTTCGCCGGCGCCGACACCACTTACCTGCGCACGCGCGACGTGCATTACACGGGCGGCACGCTGGCGACGTCGCCCGACATCGGGTTCTCCAGCCTGAATGGCCGCGTCGAGATTGCGCCGGCCAAGGACAATCGCGCCTACGTGAGCTTCTTCCACTCCGGCGACGACGGGAACTTCTCGAAGAACGTGTTGCCACCGGCGGCCACCACCACCATCGACGTGCCCGATCCGCTGCAGCTTCCCGCCGATGCGGTGATGCAGGTCGGCGACGTGCAGTCGTGGACCGGGCGCGGCCTCAGCGCGGTCTGGGAACGCCGGTGGGCGGCCGACGTCGCCACCACCGCCACCGTCACCCGCACGCGTTTCACCAACGCGCGCAGCCAGGCCTACGACTTGACGAGCGCGACAGCCGGCGACCTGTCCTATGTCACCGGACGGGGCGGCAGCGACGCGCTGACGGAGAGCAACCGGATCGAGGACACGACCGTGCGGCTCACCGCGACGATCAGCGCCGGGTTCGCGCACGCCATCGAAGCGGGCATCGAACACGCGGCGATCGACACGAGCTACGAGAGCCGGAACGAGGCGCTCACCGGCCTGGTGCCGCTGCTGACGCGGACGGAGTCGGGCGGGATCACCAGCGGCTTCGCGCAGGACGTCTGGCGGCCGACGTCGAAGCTGACGCTCTCGCCGGGTGTGCGCATCACCTATGCCGGACTCGCGTCGGCCGCCTACGCCGATCCGCGCGTCACCGCCGCCTACGCGGCCGCGCCGCACGTCGTCTTCAAGGGCTCGTGGGCGATCGATCACCAGGCGGTCAACCGCCTTACGCGCGAAGACCAGGAGCACGGCGACGGCGTGTTCTGGACCCTGTCGGATGGGACGGTCGTGCCGGTCGCGCGCTCGCAGGAGGCGACGCTGGGAACCACTGTCGAAGTGCCCGGGCTGCTCTTCGACGGCCACGCCTACTACCGGCAGCTCGATCACCTGTCGATGTTTGCGCCGCGCCTGCTGCCCGGCACGTCGCTGACCGCCCCTTCCCAGGCCTTCTACACGGGAACCGGCACCGCGTTGGGCATCGAACTGCTCGTCCAGTACATGCAGGCGCGGAACACGCTGTGGGCCAGCTACGCGGGCGGACGGGTCGAGTACGACTTCCCGGCGCTGCAGTCCGGCACGTTTCCGGCGTCGTTCGATCGGACGAACCAGGTCAAGATCACCGACAGCGCCCGGGTGGTCGGGCCACTGACGGTCAGCGCGGTGTTCATGGCGGCCAGCGGACAGCCCTTCACGTCGTCGAGCGGCGCACAGCAGGTGTGGTTCCCCAACGGCACGCTCGCCTATCAGTCGCAGTTCGGCGACAAGAACGCGGAACGGCTGCCCCTGTATCACCAGCTCGATGCCTCGGCCCAGGTCGCGCGGCATCTCGGCCCCGCCACCGCCACCGTCGGCGTCACCGTGTTCAACGTCTACGACCGCCAGAACATCGCATCGTTCGACTACGAGGCGGCGGCCTCGACCGCGATCGTCAGCCAGACGAACCTGATGCGCCGCGCCTTCGACATTTTCCTGAGAGTGGGGTTTTGA
- a CDS encoding ABC transporter permease, whose protein sequence is MIRVSDLRYALRLWRRHPAMLAVSGLSLGLGVGATTTMYSVVNRVAHYDLGFAAEDRLAVLWGTNPERGIGQQPPSYEIVRALVERGQSFEAFGFFQGNGAPVTIATPAETSRVSQMPVDWNALSITGVAPLLGRTYRLDDFDDVVKQKEARSIVISYDTWQRHLAGAAGVIGTSIHVDGEPRTIIGVMPRGFALVPWEDDIAFWAANDLRRIPEARWMIATGRLKPGVTLAAAEAEATAVTRQVLESHGEKAGASGARVVGLQKAFFGDATTGLTFLLGAVSFVLLIACANVANLLLAAGAARQKEMAMRAAAGAGRGRLMQQLLTENLLLALVGCGFGLALALWGTRLFALIVPAQFPELLRHVGMDVRVLVFALAISLASSVVFGLLPALRASRADLNELLKEGARGSSGGGGRGRSMLLVAEVALSMVLLVGAGLMMRGFLREQHELPGFDTTRLLTADVLLGGTKYFDKSARDTNLVTGESQRFYDQLLERVRALPGVTRAGVISRLPTDVWTHPFVIVGRPRPEPGKEPQADLNEVDAQALDTLQIRLLRGRTIDGHDNASTPWVAVVNKTFADRHFPAQDPIGQMIRVSIGPAGDGPTAEPQPRQIVGIVADVAYPSFFNEKPAAIYIPMRQHLSEYGREDEWIHTRKALVVRASVDPLTLVRPIQDALKSVDPDQAARDFMTMDERVSSSPSVTNSRFFASLFSIFGSLAILLAVVGVYGVMSWVVGQRTTEFGIRMALGATARGVVAQLLAQSLRPIGAGVALGVLGGFGLSRVLNSMFWHLASADPIVLGGISLLMLAVALVAAWVPVHRVTRIDPQVALRRG, encoded by the coding sequence GTGATTCGAGTGTCCGACCTCCGTTACGCGCTGCGGCTCTGGCGCCGCCATCCGGCGATGCTGGCCGTGTCCGGGCTGTCGCTCGGCCTCGGCGTCGGCGCCACGACGACGATGTACAGCGTCGTGAACCGCGTCGCGCACTACGACCTGGGCTTTGCCGCCGAGGATCGGCTGGCCGTCCTGTGGGGCACGAATCCGGAGCGCGGCATCGGCCAGCAGCCCCCCAGCTACGAGATCGTGCGCGCGCTCGTCGAGCGCGGGCAGTCGTTCGAGGCGTTCGGCTTCTTCCAGGGCAATGGCGCGCCGGTGACCATCGCGACGCCGGCCGAGACGAGCCGCGTCTCGCAGATGCCGGTCGACTGGAACGCGCTCTCGATCACCGGCGTCGCACCGCTGCTCGGGCGCACCTACCGTCTCGACGACTTCGACGACGTCGTCAAGCAGAAGGAAGCGCGATCGATCGTCATCAGCTACGACACCTGGCAGCGCCACCTGGCCGGCGCCGCCGGCGTCATCGGCACGTCGATTCACGTCGACGGCGAGCCGCGGACGATCATCGGGGTGATGCCGCGCGGGTTTGCGCTGGTGCCCTGGGAAGACGACATCGCCTTCTGGGCGGCCAACGACCTGCGGCGGATTCCCGAGGCGCGCTGGATGATCGCGACCGGCCGTCTCAAGCCCGGCGTCACGCTGGCGGCGGCGGAAGCGGAAGCGACCGCCGTGACGCGCCAGGTGCTCGAGTCGCACGGCGAGAAGGCCGGCGCCAGCGGCGCGCGCGTAGTCGGGTTGCAGAAGGCGTTTTTCGGCGATGCGACGACCGGCCTGACGTTCCTGCTCGGGGCCGTCAGCTTCGTGCTGCTGATTGCCTGCGCCAATGTGGCGAACCTGCTCCTGGCGGCCGGCGCCGCGCGGCAGAAAGAGATGGCGATGCGCGCCGCCGCCGGGGCGGGACGCGGGCGGCTGATGCAGCAGCTCCTCACCGAGAACCTGCTCCTGGCGCTCGTCGGCTGCGGTTTCGGCCTCGCGCTGGCGCTGTGGGGGACGCGGCTCTTTGCCCTGATCGTCCCGGCGCAGTTCCCCGAACTGCTGCGACACGTCGGCATGGACGTCCGGGTGCTGGTGTTTGCGCTGGCCATTTCCCTCGCCTCGAGCGTGGTGTTCGGGCTGCTGCCGGCCCTGCGCGCCTCGCGCGCCGATCTCAACGAACTGCTGAAGGAAGGCGCGCGCGGATCGAGCGGCGGCGGCGGCCGCGGTCGCAGCATGCTGCTGGTCGCGGAGGTCGCGCTGTCGATGGTGCTGCTCGTCGGCGCCGGCCTGATGATGCGCGGCTTCCTGCGCGAACAGCACGAGCTGCCCGGATTCGACACGACGCGTCTCCTCACCGCCGACGTGCTGCTCGGCGGCACGAAGTACTTCGACAAGTCGGCGCGCGACACCAATCTCGTCACCGGCGAGAGCCAGCGGTTCTACGACCAGCTCCTCGAGCGGGTCCGCGCGCTGCCGGGCGTGACCAGGGCCGGCGTGATCAGCCGTCTGCCGACGGACGTGTGGACGCATCCCTTCGTCATCGTCGGCCGCCCGCGTCCCGAGCCCGGCAAGGAGCCGCAGGCCGATCTGAACGAAGTCGACGCGCAGGCGCTCGACACGCTGCAGATCCGCCTGCTGCGCGGCCGCACGATCGACGGGCATGACAACGCCTCGACGCCGTGGGTCGCCGTGGTCAACAAGACGTTCGCCGATCGCCACTTTCCAGCGCAGGATCCCATCGGCCAGATGATTCGGGTCTCGATTGGTCCGGCCGGCGACGGCCCGACCGCCGAGCCGCAGCCGCGCCAGATCGTCGGTATCGTCGCCGACGTCGCCTATCCGTCGTTCTTCAACGAGAAGCCGGCCGCGATCTATATCCCGATGCGCCAGCACCTGTCGGAGTACGGGCGTGAAGACGAATGGATACACACCCGAAAGGCGCTCGTGGTGCGTGCCTCGGTCGACCCGCTCACGCTCGTCCGGCCGATCCAGGACGCGCTGAAGAGCGTCGATCCGGACCAGGCCGCGCGCGACTTCATGACGATGGATGAGCGCGTGTCGTCGTCTCCGTCGGTGACCAACAGCCGGTTCTTCGCGTCGCTGTTCAGCATTTTCGGTTCGCTGGCGATTCTGCTGGCGGTCGTCGGGGTCTATGGGGTGATGTCGTGGGTGGTCGGCCAGCGGACGACCGAGTTCGGCATCCGGATGGCGCTGGGCGCGACCGCGCGCGGTGTCGTGGCGCAGCTGCTTGCGCAGTCGTTGCGCCCGATCGGCGCCGGTGTGGCGCTGGGTGTCCTCGGCGGCTTCGGCTTGAGCCGCGTCCTCAACAGCATGTTCTGGCACCTGGCGTCGGCCGACCCGATCGTCCTCGGCGGGATCTCGCTCCTGATGCTGGCGGTGGCGCTCGTTGCTGCCTGGGTGCCGGTCCACCGCGTCACCAGGATCGATCCGCAGGTGGCGCTGCGCCGGGGGTAG
- a CDS encoding carboxypeptidase-like regulatory domain-containing protein produces the protein MKRCALAIVAAALASGCKPGSSAPTSPGLTSSIVVSLDGPASVAPGGVLRYRALATQFGVSQDVTAGAAWTSDSPDVLRSTAPGTYLAASSLGETNIRVTYLKMAALAHVYVLDTGTFAVRGIVRDGSIATPGAHITVVAGAAAGLSAVTSNIGAFELLGVGGTDTLTVTLDGYQPATTTLNISAAATVDFTLQPAGPRPDVSGAWLLTFMASPACPILPDEARLRTYPIIVGQSGPALTLKFTLPQSAWSSSEFTVNGLLFGSRMTFVLSNDDPLIYQTLSSGEKFTLDGAATLDLSAGTFRGQLNGMVHVFLEPNFTGTSCTRSDHALLMARSANGG, from the coding sequence ATGAAGCGCTGCGCGCTGGCGATCGTGGCCGCCGCTCTTGCGTCGGGGTGCAAGCCTGGCAGCAGCGCTCCAACCAGCCCCGGCCTGACGTCCAGCATCGTGGTCTCACTCGATGGCCCGGCATCGGTGGCGCCGGGCGGCGTGCTGCGCTATCGGGCGCTCGCCACCCAGTTCGGCGTGTCGCAGGACGTGACCGCTGGCGCTGCGTGGACGAGCGACAGTCCCGACGTCCTGCGATCGACCGCACCTGGCACATACCTAGCGGCGTCATCACTCGGCGAGACCAATATCCGGGTCACTTACCTGAAGATGGCGGCGCTGGCACACGTCTATGTGCTGGACACCGGGACGTTCGCCGTGCGCGGCATCGTTCGCGACGGGTCGATCGCGACGCCAGGCGCCCACATCACGGTGGTCGCCGGCGCCGCCGCCGGATTGAGCGCGGTCACCAGCAATATCGGAGCGTTCGAGCTGCTGGGGGTCGGAGGGACCGACACGCTGACCGTGACGCTCGACGGCTATCAGCCCGCGACGACCACGCTGAATATCAGCGCCGCCGCAACGGTCGATTTCACACTGCAGCCGGCAGGCCCGCGCCCTGACGTGTCGGGTGCGTGGCTGCTGACGTTCATGGCCTCGCCGGCCTGCCCCATCCTCCCCGACGAAGCGAGGCTACGGACCTATCCGATCATCGTCGGACAGAGCGGCCCGGCGCTGACACTGAAGTTCACATTGCCGCAGAGTGCGTGGTCGTCGAGTGAGTTCACCGTGAACGGGCTCCTCTTCGGCTCGCGGATGACGTTCGTCCTGTCGAATGATGATCCGTTGATCTACCAGACGCTGAGCTCGGGGGAGAAATTCACCCTCGACGGCGCCGCGACGCTCGACCTGAGCGCCGGGACGTTCCGCGGCCAACTCAACGGCATGGTGCACGTCTTTCTGGAGCCGAACTTCACCGGGACCTCGTGCACGCGGAGCGATCACGCGCTGCTCATGGCGCGCAGCGCCAACGGTGGTTGA
- a CDS encoding rhomboid family intramembrane serine protease — MATPLFALLVLAGAALYFMNPEERQKLIAAGVSWLRRVALEMRDGREPYDELDAILLARTRSIIVTPAVIAVWTLVWLFTPAVGSDGAVSWGANYAPLTTNGEWWRLASYATIPDGLLPLLAAAAAFVAIGMVLERLTGAIAFAGASAAAAVVAGVVSLWTLPATSSTSGASGAVFGAIGLLLAAMVYGYLRQPRLPFSAVAVKRIGAGTALFLIVAASTSQLTAAAAFSALSTGLAIGVVVAGGVVQARARPGRSLAVSAAVAGLAFALALPLRGTIDARPAIARIADVEARTSSDYAKAVNAYTQGRLNARALAQLIEKNILPALDADRARVEGLRGVPREQAPMVATAREYFELRDASWRRRVDGLRGSSMTALRDADRAERAALDAYGRLQLTGGS; from the coding sequence ATGGCCACCCCGCTGTTTGCGCTTCTCGTCCTCGCCGGGGCGGCGTTGTATTTCATGAACCCGGAAGAACGGCAGAAACTCATAGCCGCCGGCGTCTCGTGGCTTCGGCGGGTTGCCCTCGAAATGCGCGACGGACGCGAGCCGTACGACGAACTGGACGCGATCCTGCTCGCGCGCACCCGGAGCATCATCGTGACCCCCGCGGTGATCGCCGTCTGGACTCTGGTCTGGCTCTTCACGCCGGCAGTGGGCAGTGACGGCGCGGTGAGCTGGGGAGCGAACTATGCTCCGCTGACGACCAACGGCGAGTGGTGGCGCCTCGCCAGCTATGCGACGATCCCCGACGGCCTGCTGCCGCTGCTCGCCGCGGCCGCGGCTTTCGTCGCGATCGGCATGGTCCTCGAACGCCTGACTGGCGCCATCGCTTTTGCGGGCGCCAGCGCTGCAGCCGCAGTGGTCGCCGGCGTCGTCAGCCTCTGGACGCTTCCCGCGACGTCGAGCACCTCTGGCGCGTCCGGCGCCGTGTTCGGCGCGATCGGGCTGCTGCTGGCGGCGATGGTCTATGGCTATCTGCGCCAGCCCCGTCTGCCGTTCTCGGCCGTCGCAGTCAAGCGTATCGGCGCTGGTACGGCGCTCTTCCTGATCGTCGCGGCCTCGACGAGCCAGCTCACCGCGGCAGCGGCGTTCAGTGCGTTGTCGACGGGCCTCGCGATCGGCGTGGTCGTGGCCGGCGGCGTGGTGCAGGCACGAGCCCGTCCCGGAAGATCGCTGGCCGTGTCCGCGGCGGTCGCCGGCCTGGCCTTCGCGCTCGCGCTGCCGCTCCGCGGCACGATCGACGCGCGGCCGGCCATCGCACGAATCGCCGACGTCGAGGCGCGGACGTCCTCCGACTACGCGAAGGCCGTCAATGCCTACACGCAGGGACGATTGAACGCCAGGGCACTCGCGCAACTCATCGAGAAGAACATCCTGCCGGCGCTCGACGCCGATCGCGCGCGGGTCGAAGGGCTGCGCGGGGTGCCTCGCGAACAGGCCCCGATGGTCGCGACGGCGCGCGAATACTTCGAGCTGCGCGACGCGTCGTGGCGCCGCCGCGTCGATGGCCTGCGCGGCTCGAGCATGACCGCCCTGCGCGATGCCGATCGCGCCGAGCGCGCTGCGCTCGACGCCTATGGGCGCCTGCAGCTGACCGGCGGTTCGTAG
- a CDS encoding ATP-binding protein: MRAGAAWRSYLLSVVATAAAVVTTRVTWPFFAAAPFVPTFGTVAAVSQWGGGGAGLLAAVLSAAGLVAAFQSAPSQPPFGWRAPSLLLFAVIAIVGNRLIVGRKRAIAALRASDAELRATLTQMRASEEQLRRAQKMKAVGQLAAGISHNFNNLLQVTMGYLDVLGDVPTDGPIDREALAEIKKATERGAALTRQLMTFSLQNEPRVSRIDLDQAVDSLRGMLSRVVREDIELELSLGAEAGGALIDPADFEQVMINLVINARDAMPSGGAIRIDSARVTVAAADVPAGQHAVPGRYTRVRIIDNGSGMAPEVQAHLFEPFFTTKEIGQGTGLGLAFVHGVAQHAGGFISVQTAPGRGTTVSIFLPLAAEGPPESEPPPEKAPPVLAGRATILLVDDETGMRATTSRTLTRAGYHVLGAASAAEAMMLFEANASSIDLLVTDVVMPGLHGPALAARLAAIRPDLRVVFVSGYSHDLPALPARPRGAFLAKPFTAASLLRTIDRLLAADPD, encoded by the coding sequence ATGCGTGCGGGTGCCGCTTGGCGGTCCTACCTGTTGTCGGTCGTCGCGACGGCCGCGGCCGTCGTCACGACTCGCGTGACGTGGCCGTTCTTTGCGGCGGCGCCCTTCGTGCCGACGTTCGGCACGGTCGCCGCCGTCTCGCAGTGGGGCGGCGGCGGCGCCGGTCTCCTCGCGGCCGTGCTCTCCGCGGCTGGTCTCGTCGCGGCGTTTCAGAGCGCCCCCTCGCAGCCGCCGTTCGGCTGGCGCGCGCCCTCGCTGCTTCTCTTCGCGGTCATTGCGATCGTCGGCAACCGCCTGATCGTCGGGCGGAAGCGGGCGATCGCGGCGCTGCGCGCCAGCGACGCCGAGCTGCGGGCGACGCTCACCCAGATGCGGGCTTCGGAGGAGCAGCTGCGGCGGGCCCAGAAGATGAAGGCGGTCGGCCAGCTCGCCGCCGGCATCTCACACAACTTCAACAACCTGCTGCAGGTGACCATGGGCTATCTCGACGTGCTGGGCGACGTCCCGACGGACGGCCCGATCGATCGGGAGGCGCTCGCAGAAATCAAGAAGGCCACCGAGCGCGGCGCGGCGCTGACGCGCCAGCTCATGACCTTCAGCCTGCAGAACGAGCCGCGCGTCAGTCGGATCGATCTCGACCAGGCGGTTGATTCGCTGCGCGGCATGCTGTCGCGCGTCGTCCGCGAAGACATCGAGCTCGAGCTATCGCTCGGCGCCGAGGCGGGTGGGGCGCTGATCGACCCAGCCGACTTCGAGCAGGTCATGATCAACCTCGTCATCAACGCGCGCGATGCGATGCCGTCCGGCGGCGCGATCCGGATCGACTCGGCGCGCGTGACCGTCGCCGCCGCCGATGTGCCCGCCGGCCAGCACGCCGTGCCGGGCCGCTACACCCGCGTGCGGATCATCGACAACGGCAGCGGGATGGCCCCCGAGGTGCAGGCGCATCTGTTCGAGCCGTTCTTCACCACGAAAGAAATCGGCCAGGGCACCGGGCTGGGGCTGGCGTTCGTTCACGGGGTGGCGCAGCACGCCGGCGGATTCATCTCGGTGCAGACGGCCCCCGGCCGCGGCACGACCGTGTCGATCTTCCTCCCGCTCGCCGCGGAGGGTCCTCCCGAGTCGGAGCCGCCGCCCGAAAAGGCGCCGCCGGTGCTGGCGGGCCGCGCGACGATCCTGCTCGTCGATGACGAGACGGGCATGCGCGCGACGACGAGTCGCACCCTGACCCGCGCCGGATACCACGTACTGGGCGCGGCCAGCGCCGCCGAGGCGATGATGCTGTTCGAGGCGAACGCGTCCAGCATCGACCTGCTCGTGACCGACGTCGTGATGCCGGGCCTGCACGGACCGGCGCTGGCGGCGCGTCTGGCGGCCATTCGCCCCGATCTGCGGGTCGTCTTCGTCTCGGGCTACAGCCACGATCTGCCGGCGCTGCCGGCGCGGCCGCGGGGCGCCTTTCTGGCCAAGCCGTTCACCGCGGCCAGCCTGCTGCGAACGATCGACCGTCTGCTCGCCGCCGACCCGGACTGA
- a CDS encoding DUF4412 domain-containing protein translates to MRFATLTLSALLFAAGTAASADDLTIVSKNTVNGKPGATSTSYIASDHVRMAQDGGHDVIIDLKTGVMTTLDGAKKTYYTTTKQDMDQFAAKLQEKMNDPEMKKGMEMMGKMSAGMAGPVEVKKTGETRKVAGFSCEEWVITMNEFTTMKECVTSELQYPVSAFDAYKAYSESMQKVMAGFGPMAKSGADLAEKMKAMKGYPVATSMKMDVMGQKTTSESEVTEVRKGAIPASAWEVPAGYTKIDNPMLKALDGRGRRRH, encoded by the coding sequence ATGCGATTTGCGACACTCACGCTCAGCGCGCTTCTCTTCGCCGCGGGGACGGCCGCGTCTGCCGACGACCTGACGATCGTGTCGAAGAACACGGTCAACGGCAAGCCGGGCGCCACGTCCACCAGCTACATCGCCAGTGACCACGTGCGGATGGCGCAGGACGGCGGGCACGACGTGATCATCGACCTGAAGACCGGCGTCATGACGACCCTGGACGGCGCGAAGAAGACCTACTACACGACCACGAAGCAGGACATGGATCAGTTCGCGGCCAAGCTGCAGGAGAAGATGAACGACCCGGAGATGAAGAAGGGGATGGAGATGATGGGGAAAATGAGCGCGGGGATGGCCGGCCCGGTCGAGGTGAAGAAGACAGGGGAGACCCGGAAGGTCGCAGGCTTCAGCTGCGAGGAATGGGTGATCACGATGAACGAGTTCACCACGATGAAGGAGTGCGTGACGAGTGAGCTTCAGTACCCCGTCAGCGCCTTCGACGCCTACAAGGCTTACTCCGAGAGCATGCAGAAGGTGATGGCCGGTTTCGGGCCGATGGCCAAGAGCGGGGCCGATCTGGCGGAGAAGATGAAGGCCATGAAGGGGTATCCCGTTGCCACGTCGATGAAGATGGACGTCATGGGGCAGAAGACCACGAGCGAGAGCGAAGTGACCGAAGTCCGCAAGGGGGCGATTCCGGCGTCCGCGTGGGAGGTCCCTGCCGGCTATACGAAGATCGACAACCCCATGCTGAAGGCCCTCGACGGTCGCGGGCGCCGTCGACACTGA
- a CDS encoding MOSC domain-containing protein: MTLLSINVGSPREVEWNGEVVTTGIFKSPIPGPVAVRRLNMDGDRQADLTVHGGIEKAVYAYPGEHYAYWRAQLPEVDLGMGAFGENLTTEGLLETDVAPGDRLQIGGAHFVVTTPRMPCYKLQIRFERLDIVKRFLRSGRSGFYLAVEREGEVAVGDAIRFTPGTGRRVTIAEAFAARSARPIAE; the protein is encoded by the coding sequence ATGACGCTGCTGTCGATCAACGTCGGCTCACCGCGGGAGGTGGAGTGGAACGGGGAAGTAGTCACGACCGGCATCTTCAAGTCGCCCATCCCAGGGCCGGTCGCCGTCCGGCGGCTGAACATGGACGGCGATCGCCAGGCCGACCTGACCGTCCACGGCGGGATCGAGAAGGCGGTCTACGCCTATCCGGGTGAGCACTATGCTTACTGGCGCGCGCAGTTGCCGGAGGTGGATCTGGGGATGGGGGCGTTCGGCGAGAACCTCACCACGGAAGGCCTGCTCGAGACCGATGTCGCTCCCGGCGACCGGCTCCAGATCGGGGGCGCCCACTTCGTCGTGACCACGCCGCGGATGCCTTGCTACAAGCTCCAGATCCGGTTCGAGCGACTCGACATCGTGAAGCGCTTCTTGCGAAGCGGCCGCAGCGGCTTCTACCTGGCGGTCGAACGGGAAGGTGAGGTTGCGGTCGGGGATGCGATCCGGTTCACTCCTGGCACTGGCCGCCGAGTGACGATCGCGGAGGCGTTCGCGGCGCGCTCCGCGCGGCCGATCGCCGAGTGA